One Bacillota bacterium genomic window, GTTGATCTGGCAGGTAATATCACCTTCTGCAACGAGGCGGCTTGCCGCATGCTTGGATACTCCCGTGAAGAACTGCTGGGAATAAATTATCGCAAACTTCATCTTGACCCGGAGAAAGTCTACAAGGCTTTCAACCTTGTTTTCCGTACCGGAAAGGCAGACAAGGGCTACACCATGGAACTTATCTGCAAGGATGGCAGCATGATTTATATCGAGCTTTCCATCTCACTGATAAAAGATAAAGATGGAAAATTCATCGGCTTCCGCGGGGTGGGAAGGGATGCGACCAAACGAAAACAGTTCGAGGAAAAACTTAAATATATCAGCATGCACGATCAGCTTACCGGATTGTACAACCGTGCATACATGGAACGGGAACTCCGCCGTCTTGAGGGTAAAGAGGGGTGCCAGGTATCTATCATTCTTGTTGACCTCGATGGTTTGAAATTGATCAACGATACCATGGGACATAAAAAAGGCGATGAACTTTTGAAAAAATGTGCCGGTATTCTCAAACAATCAATTCGCGGTTCGGACATACTGGCCAGGTTTGGCGGAGACGAATTTGCCATCATTCTTCCTTACACGGGTGAGCAGGCTGCTGAACTGGTCCGCCAGCGGATAAGGGCTGTATTCGAAGAATTCAACGAACGTTATCCGGACATTCATCTGGGGGTTTCCATGGGGGTGGCCACCAGTTCCATGGATGAAGGGTCTCTGGAGGATACATTCAATGAGGCCGACGACTACATGTACCAGGAAAAACTCTATCGCAGTGCCGAAGCTCATGAAAAAATCGCAGCATCAATTTTGAAAAAGTTGGATGACCTCGATTATATTTCCACGGGCCACGCCGAGCGCCTGGAAGAGATGAGTATCAAACTTGGAGAAAGATTTGATCTTTCTTCCCGGCAATTGAAGGATCTGGCCATCCTGGCCCAGGCACATGATGTGGGAAAGATAAGTGTTCCCGGGGAAATATTGTTCAAGGAACAACCGCTCACCGACGCGGAATGGAAAATTATCAGAGCACATGCAGAAAAAGGTTACCGTATTGCCCGTTCCATTCCTACCCTGGCCAGGGTAGCCGATTTGATTTTGCGCCATCATGAACGTTGGGATGGGACGGGATACCCCATTGGCCTCAAGGGAAGCAACATCCCCATCGAATGCCGCATTCTCTCCATTGTTGATGCCTATGATGTCATGACCCATGATCGCCCCTATCGCAAGGCTTTGAGCACCGAACAGGCGGTGGCGGAACTGAGACGGTGTGCAGGGACACAATTCGATCCCGTTATCGTCGAGGAATTCATCGGGATCATTGAAAAATAATTTCTGGACGGACTCTTGCGCCATCCCTGTTTTGTTTGCCAATCCACCCGGATCCAATCTGTACAAGGTTTGCGACTTCCTGCTTTGCAGGCCTGTTTTGACGTGGCATCGTCTACCGACCCGTTTTCTTCATGCCTCCGCGCTTTTTTTACGGGCAGTGTTTACATTTATTCTGAATTTGCTTTTGAAATCTGAAATAATGTTCCGATCAATGAAGAATAATAATGAATGAAGAAATGTGTAATGGGAGGCATCGATGTGAAGACGACCGCCAAACAGACAAACCGCCTGATCGATGAAAAATCTCCTTATCTATTGCAGCATGCCTACAACCCCGTTGATTGGTATCCCTGGGGTGAGGAGGCATTCAAAAAGGCGCGGGATGAGGATAAACTTATTTTTCTGAGCATCGGTTACTCAACATGTCACTGGTGTCACGTCATGGAAAAAGAGAGTTTTGCCGATCCGGCCGTGGCCAGGCTGCTCAACCATGATTTTGTGTCCATCAAGCTTGATCGAGAGGAGCGCCCCGATCTGGATGGCTATTTTATGAGTGTATGCCAGATGCTTACTGGCCAGGGGGGATGGCCCCTGACCATAGTCATGACCCCGTGTAAAAAGCCATTCTTTGCCGGTACCTATTTCCCCAGGGATTCCCGGTACGGGCTACCCGGACTTCTGACCCTGTTACCCAAACTTTCCAGACTGTGGAAAGAAGAGCGTGCCAGGGTGTCCAAATCCAGTGCAGAGCTGTGCGAGATGGTCAGAGAAATTCATGCGTCATCGGCAGATACGGGGCATGAATTGCCAGGCATGGAGTTGTTGACGGATGCTTTCGACAGACTGGCAGAGATTCATGACTGCCATTACGGCGGTTTTGGCCATAGCCCAAAATTCCCCCTCCCCCAGAACCTGATGTTTCTGTTGCGTTTCTGGCGAAGTAACGGGGAAAATAAAGCGCTCGATATGGTAACCGGTACACTGGATCATATGATCCGTGGGGGTATTTTTGATCAGCTGGGGTTTGGTTTTCATCGTTATTCGACTGACCAGGAATGGCTGGTACCGCACTTTGAAAAAATGCTCCATGACCAGGCGCTGATGGCCCTCGTTTACCTGGAAGCTCATCAGGTTACTGCGGATGGACGATATTCAGAAGCTGCCGGGCAGATTCTGGATTATGTGTTGAGGGACCTGATTTCTCCCGATGGCGCTTTTTTTGCCGCCGAGGATGCCGACAGTGAAGGAGAGGAAGGGGCCTTCTATGTCTGGACGCCTGCGGAGATAAAACGGATACTGGGTGAGGAGAGGGGGCATCTGTTCTGTGTTTATTACGGCGTAACCGGGGAGGGAAATTTTGTACATGGGAAGAGTGTTCTTCACCGCCGATATGAAGTGGAAGATTTTGCCCGACGTGAAGCCATGAATACCGATGCAGTGAAAGTTTTTCTGAAAGATTCACGTGCACAGCTTCTTGAAGCCCGTTCCAACCGGGAACGACCCTTCCGTGATGAAAAAATCATCGTTGGCTGGAACGGGTTGATGATTGCAGCCCTGGCCAGGGCATCAATTGTCCTGAATGATGGTTCATTGGCCGAGATTGCCACTGCGGCAGTGCGCTTCATTGAGCAACATATGTTTACGGAGGAGGGAAGGTTGCTCAGATGCTACCGGAAAGGAGAGGCAGCGGTTCCGGCTTTTCTGGAGGATTATGCTTTTTTGATTTGGGGCTTGATTGAATTGTACCAGGCCACATTCAAGGCCGGGCATCTGCGCCTGGCACTCTCGTTGAATGAAGACATGTTGGACCTGTTTTCCGATGATGATGACGGCGGGCTGAACTTTGCAGCTGACCGCGAGGAAGAATTTTTGTATATCAAAGCCGATGCACAGGATGGTGCTCTTCCTTCGGGCAATTCCGTGGCTGCTTTGAACTTGCTGAAATTGGGGCGCCTGTGCCGTGAACCCCGGCTCGAGAAACGCGGGGAAAGCATAATCCGTTCCTTTTCCGGTGATGCCCGGCATTCTCCTACCGCTTTTACATTCCTGTTATCCGCGCTGGACCTGGCTCATGCCTCCCCGGAGGATGTGGTAATCTCCGGCAGGGAAGATGCTGCCGAAACAACTGCTTTCCTGGAAATCGTGCAGAGTGGGTTCAATCCGCAGCGAACCGTGCATCTTTACCGGGGTGAAAATGGTGGGGAGCAGATTCGTGACCTCTGCCCTTTTCTCGCGGAGATGCAACGTGACGGAGATCCGGCACGGGCTTTTGTTTGCCGTGAACGACGCTGCCTTCCTCCGGTAAAGGAAGCATCCGCGCTGCGGGATCTTCTCCACTAACATCATGTTCATGCCGGGGATGCCGGTGGCCGGGGCGACCATGAAAGGCAGATTGGTTGAAGGGGGCTTGTGTCGATCCCCTGGAGGTAACTGGTGATCTGCGATGCCGCTGTTTTGTTTGGTCGCCCATACCGACATATTTCCCGGGAAATATACAAGATTTTGATTGAATGAATGTTTTGCCGATTGATCATTGGTTCACCGGAAAAATGAATATATATTCAAGCCCTCGATGTTCCCGGGCATACGGCTCGATGTGCAAGGCCTCGAATTCATGGGGGCTTTGTTATACCCCCTGCGCCGGTCACATTCACAGCATGTGAAAGAAGAATGAAAAGGAACGGCGGGATGGTCCAGGTTCAGTTCCGCCCGGCAATTTTTCTTGCCGCGAGATGATCAACATTGTTCGTACCGGATGAAAGGGACATGTATATTTTTCATGCCCTTCCTCATCGGCATTTTTTCGGGTTTCCGGTTTCCGTTATTTATTTTGGGGAAATACGGGTCATATTTTGATTTTAATTATATAATAAATGAAATGGTTGAGAGTGTTTCACCTTGATAGGTGGCGGCAGGAGGATGGGGATGAGTGGTTTTCTGGGGATCTGGAGGAAGAACAGCGGCATCGTATTTCCCGATATGAAGGGGTTGACCTCGGTTATGGCACATCGCGGCCCCGACGGATACGGGCAGTTCATTTCCTGGCCGGCAGCGTTTGGTTACCGGGGCTTGAAGATCATTGATCTTTCGGAGGGGCGGCAACCATTTTTCAACGAGGACCATTCTCTTTGCCTGGTGTGCAACGGCACAATTTACAACTATCTTCAACTGCGGCAGGAGTTGATCGACAGGGGGCATCGATTTCAAAGTGAAGGTGATACCGAGGTTGTCCTGCATCTTTACGAAGAAGAAGGCGAAAATTGTGTGAACCGTCTGCGTGGAACGTTTGCTTTCTGTATTTATGACCGGGTAGAGAAACTTTTTTTCGGGGCCCGGGATCGATTTGGCAATAAACCGCTGTACTACGTGGAAACGGAAGATTATTTTGCCGTGGCTTCCGAAGCGAAAGCGTTGCTAGGCTTGCCCGGTTGCCCGCGAAATCTTGATGAATCTGTTCTCTCCCATTACCTTACCTTTCAATATGTTCCGGAACCGTGGACAATGTTCGAGGGCATCTTCAAGATACCCCCCGCTCATACCTTTACCTACAGGGACGACCATCTGGCCTTGAGCCGCTACTGGATGATCAGATTTCAGCCGCAGCACGCTTCCCTGGAAGATTTTACGGCCGGCACGCGCAAAATACTGGGTGAAACCGTAAAACTCTATACACAGAGTGCATTGCCCCTGGGCGCCTTTCTCTCCGGGGGGATCGATTCAAGCGTGATCGTTGCCTTGCTGCGCGAGCATGGCCCGGTTTCTACCTTCAGTGTCGGTTACGAAGACCCTGGCTACAGTGAACTTTCCGAGGCGGCGGAGACGGCTCGTTATCTGGAAACCGATCATGAAGAGTATCTGATCGATCCGCAGGAATTCTGGGACCACCTTCCCCGCCTTGTCTGGCATTTTGACGATCCCGTGGCCGATCCGGCGGCGATATCTCTTTATTTCGTGGCCCGTATGGCCCGCAAAAAAGTGGCCGTTACCCTTTCCGGTGAAGGTGCCGATGAGGTCTTTGGCGGCTATGGCATCTATCACGAGCCGAAATCTCTTGCCCCCCTGACCTGGTTGCCATCGCCTCTGCTGGAAGTGATCGGGAGAGGGGCGCACCGGATACCGGGAGGCATCCCCGGCAGGAATTATCTGATGCGGGCGGCTACCCCTCTGCGGGAGCGTTTTCTGGGCAATGCGCGCATCTTCTCGGAGGAGGATAAAAAATTGCTTTTGAAGAGAAGCGCCTCCCCGCCGGCACGGTGCATCACCGATCCTCTCTATGATGAAGCAAAGCGATACGGCTACGATGATGTCACGGCGATGCAACATATTGACCTGCACACCTGGATGGTCGGTGACATCCTGGTCAAAGCGGACAGAATGTCCATGGCCAATTCTCTGGAGCTGCGTACCCCGTTTCTGGACCACCATGTGTTTGAATTCGCGGCTACCATTCCCACCGGATACAAACTCAGGAAGGGTCTCACCAAGTATGTTCTGAGACAGGCTTTTACCGATCTCCTGCCCGTGGCGGCCATCAACAGGCCCAAGAGGGGTTTTCCGGTTCCTACCCGGGTCTGGCTGCGGGGGCCCCTCGCCCGGCAGGTGAAGGAGCTGCTTTCCGATCCTTTCCTGGACAGATATTTCGCAAGGGCGGAAATCCTTCGCCTTATCGCCGATCACCGGGAGGGGAAGGCGGATAACAGCCGAAAGTTGTGGGTTCTGATCATCCTGGCCCACTGGTGGCAACAGTTCATGAGAGAAAAACAGTGAAGGGCATTGTATGCCGGCAAGAAAGCAGGCGGCGGCTTCAATTGCTGCCTCTTCTGCCGATCGGCCTTCGATCGATTTTGATTCGGGGCCTTCGGGGTTTTATTAAAGGATTTATGCCGGGCAGGGTGAAATTATTAGGTATGGACAAGCAGAAAATTGCGGATCTGTTGCAGAAAGTCAAGGAACAGAAAATCAGCGTCGAGGAAGCGATGGAGGCCTTGCGGAGGCTTCCGTACGAGGATCTGGGATTTGCCAAGATAGATCATCAAAGGCAATTGCAGAAGGGTTTTCCCGAGGTTATATACTGCCCCGGGAAGACGGAAGAGCAGATCGTGGAAATAATAGGGCGGCTGGAACAATGGGGAGCTTTGGTTCTTGCTACCAGGGCCGAATTGAATGTCTATGAGGCGGTCCGCAAGGTTTTTCCCACTGCCGAATACCACGAGCGTTGTCGCATGCTGGTGGTACGTCCACCCGGCGTCCCCCTTCCGGCTCCGGAAGGGAAGATCGTGGTTATGGCGGCCGGTACCGCCGACATACCCGTCGCCGATGAGGCGGCACTCACTGCTGCTCTCATGGGTGGCAGGGTGGTGAAGATTTACGATATCGGTGTTGCCGGTATCCATCGCCTTTTTGACCACTGGACCCGGATAAAGGATGCCCGTGTCATCGTTGCCGTGGCCGGAATGGAGGGTGCTCTGCCCAGTGTTGTCGGCGGCATGGTTGCCTGTCCGGTAATTGCCGTTCCCACCAGCGTGGGCTATGGTGCACATTTCGATGGCCTGGCCCCTCTGCTGAGCATGTTGAACAGCTGCGCTTCCGGTGTGGCTGTTGTCAATGTGGACAACGGATTCGGGGCCGGTTACACGGCGGCCCTGATCAACCGGATCGGGGATAGAAAATGATGCCTGGTTGCATCGGGAAAATATAACGGATGGTCTTTGCCGATCGGGGAAATGAACTGTCTGTTTTATATGGTGGCACACCCCGGGGAAGGACTTGGTAAACTTGCATATGGACAACAGGAAGATCATTTATCTGGACTGCTACTGTGGTATCAGCGGCGATATGTTGCTGGGTGCCTTGCTTGATGCCGGCCTGGAACTTGCCGCGTTGGAGGAGGGTTTGTCCTCGCTTGGCCTTGAAGGTTACCGGCTCGGCAAGCAGCGGGTCATGCGCCGGGGCATTGCCGGCACTTCCTTTTTCATCAAGTCCGCGGGGGGGGCCGTCCATAGAAAATACGGCGATATCGTACGACTCATCGAAGCCGCTTCCCTGCCCGGAAAGGTAAAAGAGCAGGCATTGCGGGTGTTCAACCGCCTGGCGATGGTGGAGGCCCGTATCCACGGGGTGCCCCTCGCAGATGTTGTTTTTCATGAAATAGGAGCCCTCGATTCCATCCTCGATATCGTGGGCGGGACCCTGGCTCTACACCTTCTGGGTATCGACAGGATCGTCTCTTCCCCGCTGCCTCTGGGCCGCGGCATGATCGAGATAAGCCACGGGTCTGTACCCTTGCCCGCCCCTGCAACGGCGGCCCTTCTTGCTGCCGGGGATGCCCCTGTTTACGGGGTGGAGATGAAGGGTGAGTTGGTTACCCCTACCGGAGCGGCAATGGTTACGACACTGGCCGACAGTTTCGGGGAAATTCCGGATTTTACCCTGGAATCCGTGGGCTACGGTGCGGGCAAGAAAGAATACGATCTTCCCAATTTTCTCCGGGTACTCATAGGCACTGTCTGTGAAACAGAACCGCGGCGGGAGAAAATAAATATCATCGAAGCCAATATGGATGACCTGAATCCGGAGATCACAGGTTACATGATGGAAAAACTGTTTTCGGAAGGTGCTCTTGACGTATTTTTTACACCGATCCAGATGAAAAAAAATCGACCGGCGGTGAAGCTCTCGGTAATCTCGCCTCCGGATCTGGCAGTTCAATTGATGGACAGGATCTTTCTGGAGACTTCTACCCTGGGATGTCGGGTCATGGAAGCGTGGAAGGAGGCGTTGCCAAGGTCAGTTGAAAAGGTGGAGACTCCCTGGGGGCCGGTACGGTTCAAGGTTGTGAACAGCAAGGTGCAGGACACGACCATCAACCGCTTCACGCCGGAATATGAAGATTGCCTTTCCATCGCCCGGCGGGAGCAGCTTCCCCTGCGGGAAGTTTACGAGAAAGTTGTGGAATTTTACCGAACAATCCCGGGGGATATAAACAAGGGCAAGGATGATAGTCGGGGGTAGAATTGTTTTGAAGCATGCACCGAACGGGTGAATACCCCCATTGATTTTGTCCGGAAGGAGAGACGACGAATGAATAAACATGACTTTTGGGAGAATATGGGGCTGGCCGGAGAGAGAGTACTGATCATCCATCATGACGACCTTGGTTTTCTGTATTCCCAGGATGATGCCTTTCACGAATTGGGTTTCCGGACCGGTTCACTGATGATGCCTGGAACGTGGGTCAGTGCTTTTTCCGGCCTTGAGGGTGTTGATCTGGGGGTGCATCTCACGCTGACCAGTGAATGGGAGGCTCCCCGCTTGCGTCCGCTTACCGATGGCCCCAGCCTCAGGGATGCCCACGGGTATTTCTGGCCAACTCTTGAAGAGGCATGGGCCAAT contains:
- a CDS encoding thioredoxin domain-containing protein, producing the protein MKTTAKQTNRLIDEKSPYLLQHAYNPVDWYPWGEEAFKKARDEDKLIFLSIGYSTCHWCHVMEKESFADPAVARLLNHDFVSIKLDREERPDLDGYFMSVCQMLTGQGGWPLTIVMTPCKKPFFAGTYFPRDSRYGLPGLLTLLPKLSRLWKEERARVSKSSAELCEMVREIHASSADTGHELPGMELLTDAFDRLAEIHDCHYGGFGHSPKFPLPQNLMFLLRFWRSNGENKALDMVTGTLDHMIRGGIFDQLGFGFHRYSTDQEWLVPHFEKMLHDQALMALVYLEAHQVTADGRYSEAAGQILDYVLRDLISPDGAFFAAEDADSEGEEGAFYVWTPAEIKRILGEERGHLFCVYYGVTGEGNFVHGKSVLHRRYEVEDFARREAMNTDAVKVFLKDSRAQLLEARSNRERPFRDEKIIVGWNGLMIAALARASIVLNDGSLAEIATAAVRFIEQHMFTEEGRLLRCYRKGEAAVPAFLEDYAFLIWGLIELYQATFKAGHLRLALSLNEDMLDLFSDDDDGGLNFAADREEEFLYIKADAQDGALPSGNSVAALNLLKLGRLCREPRLEKRGESIIRSFSGDARHSPTAFTFLLSALDLAHASPEDVVISGREDAAETTAFLEIVQSGFNPQRTVHLYRGENGGEQIRDLCPFLAEMQRDGDPARAFVCRERRCLPPVKEASALRDLLH
- the asnB gene encoding asparagine synthase (glutamine-hydrolyzing) — its product is MSGFLGIWRKNSGIVFPDMKGLTSVMAHRGPDGYGQFISWPAAFGYRGLKIIDLSEGRQPFFNEDHSLCLVCNGTIYNYLQLRQELIDRGHRFQSEGDTEVVLHLYEEEGENCVNRLRGTFAFCIYDRVEKLFFGARDRFGNKPLYYVETEDYFAVASEAKALLGLPGCPRNLDESVLSHYLTFQYVPEPWTMFEGIFKIPPAHTFTYRDDHLALSRYWMIRFQPQHASLEDFTAGTRKILGETVKLYTQSALPLGAFLSGGIDSSVIVALLREHGPVSTFSVGYEDPGYSELSEAAETARYLETDHEEYLIDPQEFWDHLPRLVWHFDDPVADPAAISLYFVARMARKKVAVTLSGEGADEVFGGYGIYHEPKSLAPLTWLPSPLLEVIGRGAHRIPGGIPGRNYLMRAATPLRERFLGNARIFSEEDKKLLLKRSASPPARCITDPLYDEAKRYGYDDVTAMQHIDLHTWMVGDILVKADRMSMANSLELRTPFLDHHVFEFAATIPTGYKLRKGLTKYVLRQAFTDLLPVAAINRPKRGFPVPTRVWLRGPLARQVKELLSDPFLDRYFARAEILRLIADHREGKADNSRKLWVLIILAHWWQQFMREKQ
- the larB gene encoding nickel pincer cofactor biosynthesis protein LarB, which produces MDKQKIADLLQKVKEQKISVEEAMEALRRLPYEDLGFAKIDHQRQLQKGFPEVIYCPGKTEEQIVEIIGRLEQWGALVLATRAELNVYEAVRKVFPTAEYHERCRMLVVRPPGVPLPAPEGKIVVMAAGTADIPVADEAALTAALMGGRVVKIYDIGVAGIHRLFDHWTRIKDARVIVAVAGMEGALPSVVGGMVACPVIAVPTSVGYGAHFDGLAPLLSMLNSCASGVAVVNVDNGFGAGYTAALINRIGDRK
- the larC gene encoding nickel pincer cofactor biosynthesis protein LarC; translation: MVNLHMDNRKIIYLDCYCGISGDMLLGALLDAGLELAALEEGLSSLGLEGYRLGKQRVMRRGIAGTSFFIKSAGGAVHRKYGDIVRLIEAASLPGKVKEQALRVFNRLAMVEARIHGVPLADVVFHEIGALDSILDIVGGTLALHLLGIDRIVSSPLPLGRGMIEISHGSVPLPAPATAALLAAGDAPVYGVEMKGELVTPTGAAMVTTLADSFGEIPDFTLESVGYGAGKKEYDLPNFLRVLIGTVCETEPRREKINIIEANMDDLNPEITGYMMEKLFSEGALDVFFTPIQMKKNRPAVKLSVISPPDLAVQLMDRIFLETSTLGCRVMEAWKEALPRSVEKVETPWGPVRFKVVNSKVQDTTINRFTPEYEDCLSIARREQLPLREVYEKVVEFYRTIPGDINKGKDDSRG